From the genome of candidate division WOR-3 bacterium, one region includes:
- the hslU gene encoding ATP-dependent protease ATPase subunit HslU, which yields MENGFEIIEDFSSSLTPKKIVEFLDLYIVGQSEAKKSVSIAVRNRWRRARVPKNLREDIIPANILMIGPTGVGKTEIARRLAKLLQAPFVKVEATQYTEIGYVGKNVSSMVRDLVNTAAGMIKNKISAEIRPLAETRAEEKILDIMLPISKPVILGGDSSTRENLRKLLKKKELDEREIEIPISSSAGKPFIEVLSPAGMEDMGINFQDMIGNIKPRKRKMKKMKVKDAFEVICEEEMASILEEHDIGIEACRLAEEQGIIFIDEIDKITVSEENISKSGQDVSREGVQRDLLPLIEGTTVQTRYGAVKTDHILFIAAGAFNVSNPSDMIPEFQGRFPIRVILNDLKEDDYHRILKEPKNSLIIQYQELLKQDKVNLKFEEDSLKLLAKFAYELNRDSENIGARRLQTILNVVLEDILFNATEEPGEKIIDEDVVRGKLELVAKEEDSRKYIL from the coding sequence AAAAATCCGTGTCAATAGCAGTGAGAAATAGATGGAGAAGAGCAAGGGTGCCCAAAAATCTTCGAGAAGATATTATTCCAGCAAACATTTTGATGATAGGTCCGACTGGAGTGGGTAAAACAGAGATAGCTCGCAGACTCGCAAAACTGCTTCAAGCTCCGTTTGTCAAAGTTGAAGCCACTCAATACACCGAGATAGGGTATGTAGGTAAAAATGTGTCTTCGATGGTTCGAGATCTGGTAAACACGGCTGCGGGAATGATAAAAAACAAAATTTCCGCAGAAATAAGACCTTTGGCTGAGACCAGAGCAGAAGAAAAAATTTTGGACATAATGCTCCCAATAAGCAAACCCGTGATTTTGGGCGGTGATAGTTCGACAAGAGAAAATCTGAGGAAGCTTTTGAAAAAAAAGGAACTCGACGAAAGAGAAATTGAAATACCGATATCTTCTTCAGCGGGAAAACCTTTCATAGAGGTTTTATCACCTGCGGGAATGGAAGATATGGGTATAAATTTTCAGGACATGATTGGAAATATAAAGCCGAGAAAAAGAAAAATGAAAAAAATGAAGGTCAAAGACGCTTTCGAAGTTATTTGCGAAGAAGAGATGGCGTCCATCCTTGAAGAACATGATATTGGAATTGAAGCTTGTCGCCTTGCAGAGGAACAGGGTATTATTTTCATTGATGAAATTGACAAAATCACCGTAAGTGAAGAAAATATATCAAAATCCGGTCAAGATGTTTCAAGAGAAGGCGTGCAAAGGGATCTTCTGCCTTTAATTGAAGGCACCACGGTTCAGACAAGATATGGAGCTGTAAAGACAGACCACATATTGTTTATAGCAGCTGGAGCTTTCAACGTTTCAAATCCCTCTGACATGATACCTGAGTTTCAAGGCAGATTTCCAATCAGGGTCATTCTCAACGATCTCAAAGAGGATGACTATCACAGGATATTGAAAGAACCTAAAAATTCCTTGATAATCCAGTATCAAGAACTTTTAAAACAGGATAAAGTTAACCTCAAATTCGAAGAGGATTCTCTGAAATTGTTGGCGAAATTTGCCTATGAACTCAACAGGGATTCAGAAAATATTGGCGCGAGAAGACTTCAAACAATACTGAACGTTGTTTTGGAAGACATTCTATTCAACGCGACAGAAGAACCGGGTGAAAAGATCATAGATGAAGATGTTGTACGAGGGAAACTTGAGCTAGTGGCAAAAGAAGAAGATTCAAGGAAATATATACTCTGA
- the mreD gene encoding rod shape-determining protein MreD — MRIFYGLLIGLFVAFFELFFVKFLSIKGIIPSLIPVFVLFAAFYGGRRMGLWAGFMAGLIMDFYARYYIGIGIIFYSSVGFVLGNIRNKLLFDSTIGKLLSLLIVNFLQSSILWISSRPESVLNIFMVSILPKILYSTFLGGIILYILLLVFSKISYIAALFRFIKK; from the coding sequence ATGAGAATTTTTTATGGGCTACTCATAGGGCTTTTTGTGGCTTTTTTTGAACTTTTTTTTGTGAAATTTCTTTCTATTAAAGGCATTATCCCGAGTTTAATTCCTGTGTTCGTCCTTTTCGCGGCTTTTTACGGAGGCAGGAGGATGGGTCTTTGGGCCGGTTTTATGGCTGGATTGATAATGGATTTTTATGCAAGGTATTATATAGGGATTGGCATAATTTTTTACAGCAGTGTCGGTTTCGTTTTGGGAAACATTAGAAACAAACTCCTCTTTGACAGCACCATAGGCAAACTGCTTTCATTGTTGATCGTCAATTTCCTACAATCTTCAATTCTATGGATTTCTTCCAGACCGGAGAGTGTTTTGAACATTTTCATGGTCTCGATACTGCCGAAAATTTTGTATTCGACATTTCTCGGCGGGATTATTTTGTATATTCTCCTTTTGGTATTTTCAAAAATATCATACATTGCTGCTCTATTCAGGTTCATCAAAAAATGA